A stretch of the Hippocampus zosterae strain Florida chromosome 16, ASM2543408v3, whole genome shotgun sequence genome encodes the following:
- the LOC127588956 gene encoding calmodulin regulator protein PCP4-like: MSEKQMSTAITGSKPSAGQDEKKTNIPEDFDIDMDNPQTEKAAVAIQSQFRKFQKKKQDVKS; this comes from the exons ATGAGTGAG AAACAAATGTCAACAGCCATAACTGGAAGCAAACCATCTGCGGGCCAAG ATGAAAAGAAGACTAACATCCCAGAGGATTTCGATATCGATATGGACAACCCACAGACGGAGAAGGCCGCTGTGGCGATCCAGTCGCAGTTCAGGAAATTccagaagaagaagcaggaTGTGAAGTCATAA
- the igsf5a gene encoding immunoglobulin superfamily member 5: MDVDLCIWLILCATGVMGQFQVEPLESTVLKGSDARFSATVQGMWEVMTWNVRGFLVLTVPKIGNISSSSGQFSASFCSAEDTTCVVFTIHNASRREAGPVICTVQGDYGSKLARLHVQESGTVQIKEGDKKVTQDDEVDFNCLTSAWFPSPVVSWNLNGGAVDSSLYNSTHVAHEDSFNSSSVLKFKAVKNSTVECLAILPTLTKPLSSSVHLVVVPKPPDWTVLIAVVCSFGGFALLFLLIYGMVFCYKRRREKEPNYQEEMIKRFRTQSQLSGLRPPGQKQGQVNAGYVTDGQKSVTPSDLTESASTRSNVFEMPDAVYNGTENGNGYSIADEGFRKHRHATTV, translated from the exons TGATGGGACAGTTCCAAGTGGAGCCTCTCGAGTCTACTGTTCTCAAGGGCTCAGATGCTCGATTCAGTGCCACGGTGCAGGGAATGTGGGAAGTCATGACATGGAATGTCCGAGGTTTTCTGGTCCTCACCGTTCCGAAAATTGGTAACATATCTTCGTCCTCTGGACAGTTTTCTGCCTCCTTCTGCTCCGCCGAGGACACCACCTGCGTGGTGTTCACCATCCACAACGCCTCCCGTAGGGAGGCTGGGCCAGTCATCTGCACAGTGCAGGGAGACTACGGCTCCAAGTTAGCACGGCTCCATGTGCAAG AGAGTGGTACAGTCCAGATCAAGGAAGGTGATAAGAAGGTGACCCAGGATGATGAGGTGGACTTCAACTGTCTGACTTCAGCTTGGTTCCCTAGCCCTGTTGTCAGCTGGAACCTGAACGGTGGCGCAGTGGATAGCAGCCTTTACAACAGTACTCACGTAGCTCACGAAGATTCCTTCAACTCCTCCAGTGTCCTGAAGTTTAAAGCTGTCAAAAATTCGACCGTGGAGTGTTTGGCAATTCTGCCGACACTAACAAAGCCACTATCCAGCTCGGTCCACCTAGTGGTTG TGCCAAAGCCTCCAGACTGGACAGTCCTGATAGCTGTGGTTTGCTCTTTTGGAGGTTTTGCTCTGCTATTTTTACTCATCTATGGGATGGTCTTTTGCTACAAACGCAGGAGAGAAAAAG AACCCAACTACCAAGAAGAAATGAT TAAACGATTTAGGACACAGAGCCAGTTGAGCGGACTAAGACCACCTGGACAGAAACAAGGTCAAGTCAATGCAGGTTATGTGACAGATGGTCAAAAAA GTGTCACTCCAAGTGACTTGACAGAAAGTGCTTCAACTCGCTCCAATGTTTTTGAG ATGCCTGATGCTGTTTACAACGGCacagaaaatggaaatggcTACAGCATTGCGGATGAAGGCTTTAGAAAACACAGACATGCGACGACTGTGTAA